The following proteins come from a genomic window of Ostrinia nubilalis chromosome 29, ilOstNubi1.1, whole genome shotgun sequence:
- the LOC135085729 gene encoding leucine-rich repeat-containing protein 34-like: MVQKSPRRKQRKCVCNTEHLLKQITGTPRLLRSTELNKIRLNLFTERNSDGTGYLVLRGKDLYDRYQIRIQDSDIRAICLYIREQPRRITMVDLCYNQITDLGFHKLVKKLLVKGRSSVINLNVMNNRLTEKSALSLAKYAKFMKLKYLRLNGNKLGTKGGEYFAKFLINNKSLEYCDIAQTGQTLTSVAPIITALRIDHGANTTLKVFDFSRINPLFNRYNYETKWLAYHIEYLLERNSSIIELHLQKNDFISHDMEYFARGLRRNKTLLYLDLGYNRIGDYGAELLAKYLAESPQLILLNIAGNEIKDTGARAISFGMPYSKIRALDISNNKLTDRGVLDILNTIKKPFFLRFLNIWGNKFGHVTCGVIERMLLSGVLFQHTIDVKIYMVDEVLYAAYYPNPADRNKHLYYCELDFGYAQPICHIKRNVIPEKKPVKVDCKQRHKLDKTDRNRF, translated from the coding sequence ATGGTTCAAAAATCACCTCGTCGAAAGCAAAGGAAATGTGTCTGCAATACCGAACATTTGCTGAAACAGATTACTGGAACTCCACGTCTATTGAGAAGTACAGAGCTAAATAAAATACGTCTGAACCTCTTCACAGAAAGAAACTCCGATGGCACAGGATATCTGGTCCTCCGTGGTAAGGATCTGTACGACAGATACCAAATCAGGATCCAAGATAGTGATATTAGAGCCATTTGCTTGTATATTCGAGAACAGCCTCGAAGAATCACCATGGTGGATCTGTGCTACAACCAAATCACGGATCTTGGCTTCCATAAGCTGGTGAAGAAGTTACTGGTGAAAGGACGGTCCAGCGTGATCAATTTGAACGTTATGAACAATAGACTGACGGAGAAGTCTGCGCTAAGTCTGGCTAAATATGCGAAGTTTATGAAGCTGAAGTATTTGAGATTGAATGGGAATAAGCTAGGGACTAAAGGCGGAGAATATTTCGCAAAGTTTCTGATTAATAACAAAAGTCTCGAGTACTGTGATATAGCTCAAACTGGACAGACTTTGACGAGTGTGGCCCCAATCATAACAGCATTGAGAATCGATCACGGCGCGAATACTACGTTAAAAGTGTTCGATTTCAGCCGAATCAATCCGCTCTTCAACCGATACAATTACGAAACCAAATGGCTGGCTTATCATATCGAATATTTGCTTGAACGAAACAGCAGTATTATTGAGCTGCATTTGCAGAAAAACGACTTCATTAGCCATGACATGGAGTATTTCGCACGGGGTTTAAGACGGAATAAGACTCTTCTATATTTAGATTTAGGGTACAACCGGATCGGGGATTATGGAGCTGAGTTGCTAGCGAAATACCTTGCTGAATCACCGCAGCTGATCCTATTAAATATAGCTGGAAACGAGATCAAAGACACAGGTGCAAGAGCTATAAGTTTTGGAATGCCATATTCAAAGATTCGGGCTTTagatatttctaataataagcTGACCGACCGAGGAGTTCTGGACATTCTCAACACGATAAAAAAGCCGTTCTTTCTGAGATTCCTAAACATTTGGGGGAATAAATTTGGTCATGTCACGTGTGGAGTTATTGAGAGAATGCTTCTAAGTGGAGTTCTATTTCAGCACACGATTGACGTGAAAATTTACATGGTCGATGAAGTTTTGTATGCTGCTTACTACCCCAATCCTGCTGATAGGAATAAGCACTTGTATTATTGTGAACTGGACTTTGGTTATGCTCAACCAATTTGCCATATCAAAAGGAATGTAATTCCTGAAAAGAAACCAGTGAAGGTGGATTGCAAGCAACGCCACAAGCTCGATAAGACGGACAGGAATAGATTTTGA